From Salvelinus namaycush isolate Seneca chromosome 24, SaNama_1.0, whole genome shotgun sequence, one genomic window encodes:
- the LOC120019691 gene encoding rho GTPase-activating protein 18-like isoform X1: MSRQQDPKGVILTGYISNIEVVSPASGVNSAEEIESSSLSRRTGHYSVQNRAKNAPGKPPYHRCNSQDSLDELAMDDYWTEVENITLSGEGDAEPHEEVQLKVPDEGEQEEAWLTEAGLATLFDESASDPEDMMGLLSTLTRTQAAAVEKRVEKLQQTLRKRNKQHQVPDVRDIFKLPGTPESKEDEAKSPERSENRKKDITTDGQAMGLGNRAGPAEQSVSEPETDINLEVSFSDQALSYKEGSKGSSEALTDADDKLPNFKLSRDKTGLTKVGDLSPQDMKKVHRLVLIEMTALFDTAGIDLKAHKAVKLKVKESGLFGVPLAALLEQDQRRQPGTKVPIILQRLISHIEDEGLDTEGLLRIPGAAIRVKAVCVELEGKFYEGLFPWESLKQHDAASLLKLFIRELPHPLLTVEYLSAFIAVLKLPTKKQQLQALNLLVLLLPESSRDTLKVLMEFFQRVIDHKEQNKMTLNNVAVVMAPNIFMFKGFRNKISEQQEFSLATETANIVRLLIRYQNLLWTIPKFIMNQVRKQNTENQKKMSKDRAMMKLLKKMAYEREKHEKQEKPLSEVDSSSQGFIRVQAPQFSKVSMAVQLTEELQASDVLSRFLSQDSMLSVCVCSSSVSVKREDLCLYEIGGNIQERCLDEETYMKDLLELNPSAEWFIKCIQR; the protein is encoded by the exons ATGAGTCGCCAGCAGGACCCCAAGGGAGTCATCTTGACCGGATATATTAGCAATATTGAAGTTGTATCGCCTGCCTCGGGTGTCAATAGTGCCGAAGAGATCGAGTCTTCATCGCTGAG TCGCAGGACAGGCCACTACAGTGTCCAGAACCGTGCCAAAAATGCACCGGGAAAGCCCCCGTACCACCGCTGTAACTCCCAGGACTCGTTGGACGAACTGGCCATGGACGACTACTGGACCGAGGTGGAGAACATCACCCTGAGTGGAGAGGGGGACGCAGAGCCACACGAGGAGGTGCAGCTGAAGGTGCCTGATG AGGGGGAACAGGAGGAGGCATGGCTGACGGAGGCGGGGCTGGCCACTCTGTTTGACGAGTCTGCGTCGGACCCCGAGGACATGATGGGGCTGTTGTCCACGCTGACGCGCACCCAGGCCGCCGCCGTGGAGAAACGTGTTGAGAAGCTACAGCAGACCCTCAGGAAGAGGAACAAGCAGCACCAAGTACCTGACGTCAGAGACATCTTCAAACTCCCAGGCACGCCAGAGTCAAAG GAAGATGAAGCCAAGTCACCAGAGAGAAGTGAAAACAGGAAAAAGGATATTACGACAGATG gtcaaGCGATGGGGCTGGGGAACAGGGCAGGCCCTGCTGAGCAGAGTGTGTCTGAACCTGAGACAGACATCAACCTAGAGGTGTCCTTCTCTGATCAGGCCCTCAGCTATAAGGAGGGCTCAAAGGGCAGCAGTGAGGCTCTGACAGACGCAGATGACAAGCTACCT AACTTCAAGTTAAGCAGAGACAAGACAGGGCTGACCAAGGTTGGGGACCTGTCCCCCCAGGACATGAAGAAGGTGCACCGCCTGGTGCTGATAGAGATGACCGCTCTGTTTGACACGGCAGGCATCGACCTCAAAGCCCACAAAGCAGTTAAACTCAAGGTCAAAG AGTCTGGCCTGTTTGGAGTTCCCCTGGCCGCCCTATTGGAGCAGGACCAGAGGAGACAGCCAGGGACCAAGGTGCCAATCATACTGCAGAGG ctCATCTCTCACATAGAGGACGAGGGTCTGGACACAGAGGGGCTTCTACGGATACCCGGAGCAGCCATAAGAGTCAAG GCGGTGTGTGTGGAGCTGGAGGGGAAGTTCTACGAGGGCCTGTTTCCATGGGAGAGTCTGAAGCAGCACGATGCAGCCAGCCTGCTCAAGCTCTTCATCAGGGAGCTGCCCCACCCGCTGCTCACTGTGGAGTACCTCAGCGCCTTCATCGCAGTGCTTA AACTGCCAACTAAGAAGCAGCAGCTGCAGGCTCTCAACTTGCTGGTCCTGCTACTTCCGGAGTCCAGCCGTGATACACTAAAG GTGCTGATGGAGTTCTTTCAGAGGGTCATAGACCACAAAGAGCAGAACAAGATGACCTTGAACAACGTTGCCGTGGTGATGGCTCCAAACATCTTCATGTTTAAAGGCTTCCGCAACAAGATCAGTGAGCAACAGGAATTTTCCCTGGCCACGGAGACCGCCAACATCGTCCGACTGCTCATCAGATACCAAAACCTGCTCTGGACG ATTCCTAAATTCATAATGAATCAAGTCCGAAAACAAAACACGGAGAACCAGAAGAAAATGAGCAAAGACCGCGCCATGATGAAACTCCTAAAGAAGATGGCCTATGAGCGAGAGAAACACGAGAAACAGGAGAAACCCCTCTCTGAG GTGGACAGTAGTTCTCAGGGCTTCATCAGGGTCCAAGCCCCTCAGTTTTCTAAGGTCTCCATGGCTGTCCAGCTGACTGAAGAGTTGCAGGCATCTGATGTCCTCAGCCGCTTTCTCAGCCAGGACAG tatgttgtctgtgtgtgtgtgttctagctCTGTGTCTGTGAAGAGAGAAGATCTGTGCCTTTATGAAATCGGAGGGAATATCC AGGAGCGCTGCCTGGATGAGGAGACCTATATGAAAGACCTGTTGGAGCTCAACCCCAGTGCAGAGTGGTTCATCAAGTGCATCCAGAGATAG
- the LOC120019691 gene encoding rho GTPase-activating protein 18-like isoform X2: MSRQQDPKGVILTGYISNIEVVSPASGVNSAEEIESSSLSRRTGHYSVQNRAKNAPGKPPYHRCNSQDSLDELAMDDYWTEVENITLSGEGDAEPHEEVQLKVPDEGEQEEAWLTEAGLATLFDESASDPEDMMGLLSTLTRTQAAAVEKRVEKLQQTLRKRNKQHQVPDVRDIFKLPGTPESKEDEAKSPERSENRKKDITTDGQAMGLGNRAGPAEQSVSEPETDINLEVSFSDQALSYKEGSKGSSEALTDADDKLPNFKLSRDKTGLTKVGDLSPQDMKKVHRLVLIEMTALFDTAGIDLKAHKAVKLKVKESGLFGVPLAALLEQDQRRQPGTKVPIILQRLISHIEDEGLDTEGLLRIPGAAIRVKAVCVELEGKFYEGLFPWESLKQHDAASLLKLFIRELPHPLLTVEYLSAFIAVLKLPTKKQQLQALNLLVLLLPESSRDTLKVLMEFFQRVIDHKEQNKMTLNNVAVVMAPNIFMFKGFRNKISEQQEFSLATETANIVRLLIRYQNLLWTIPKFIMNQVRKQNTENQKKMSKDRAMMKLLKKMAYEREKHEKQEKPLSEVDSSSQGFIRVQAPQFSKVSMAVQLTEELQASDVLSRFLSQDSSVSVKREDLCLYEIGGNIQERCLDEETYMKDLLELNPSAEWFIKCIQR; this comes from the exons ATGAGTCGCCAGCAGGACCCCAAGGGAGTCATCTTGACCGGATATATTAGCAATATTGAAGTTGTATCGCCTGCCTCGGGTGTCAATAGTGCCGAAGAGATCGAGTCTTCATCGCTGAG TCGCAGGACAGGCCACTACAGTGTCCAGAACCGTGCCAAAAATGCACCGGGAAAGCCCCCGTACCACCGCTGTAACTCCCAGGACTCGTTGGACGAACTGGCCATGGACGACTACTGGACCGAGGTGGAGAACATCACCCTGAGTGGAGAGGGGGACGCAGAGCCACACGAGGAGGTGCAGCTGAAGGTGCCTGATG AGGGGGAACAGGAGGAGGCATGGCTGACGGAGGCGGGGCTGGCCACTCTGTTTGACGAGTCTGCGTCGGACCCCGAGGACATGATGGGGCTGTTGTCCACGCTGACGCGCACCCAGGCCGCCGCCGTGGAGAAACGTGTTGAGAAGCTACAGCAGACCCTCAGGAAGAGGAACAAGCAGCACCAAGTACCTGACGTCAGAGACATCTTCAAACTCCCAGGCACGCCAGAGTCAAAG GAAGATGAAGCCAAGTCACCAGAGAGAAGTGAAAACAGGAAAAAGGATATTACGACAGATG gtcaaGCGATGGGGCTGGGGAACAGGGCAGGCCCTGCTGAGCAGAGTGTGTCTGAACCTGAGACAGACATCAACCTAGAGGTGTCCTTCTCTGATCAGGCCCTCAGCTATAAGGAGGGCTCAAAGGGCAGCAGTGAGGCTCTGACAGACGCAGATGACAAGCTACCT AACTTCAAGTTAAGCAGAGACAAGACAGGGCTGACCAAGGTTGGGGACCTGTCCCCCCAGGACATGAAGAAGGTGCACCGCCTGGTGCTGATAGAGATGACCGCTCTGTTTGACACGGCAGGCATCGACCTCAAAGCCCACAAAGCAGTTAAACTCAAGGTCAAAG AGTCTGGCCTGTTTGGAGTTCCCCTGGCCGCCCTATTGGAGCAGGACCAGAGGAGACAGCCAGGGACCAAGGTGCCAATCATACTGCAGAGG ctCATCTCTCACATAGAGGACGAGGGTCTGGACACAGAGGGGCTTCTACGGATACCCGGAGCAGCCATAAGAGTCAAG GCGGTGTGTGTGGAGCTGGAGGGGAAGTTCTACGAGGGCCTGTTTCCATGGGAGAGTCTGAAGCAGCACGATGCAGCCAGCCTGCTCAAGCTCTTCATCAGGGAGCTGCCCCACCCGCTGCTCACTGTGGAGTACCTCAGCGCCTTCATCGCAGTGCTTA AACTGCCAACTAAGAAGCAGCAGCTGCAGGCTCTCAACTTGCTGGTCCTGCTACTTCCGGAGTCCAGCCGTGATACACTAAAG GTGCTGATGGAGTTCTTTCAGAGGGTCATAGACCACAAAGAGCAGAACAAGATGACCTTGAACAACGTTGCCGTGGTGATGGCTCCAAACATCTTCATGTTTAAAGGCTTCCGCAACAAGATCAGTGAGCAACAGGAATTTTCCCTGGCCACGGAGACCGCCAACATCGTCCGACTGCTCATCAGATACCAAAACCTGCTCTGGACG ATTCCTAAATTCATAATGAATCAAGTCCGAAAACAAAACACGGAGAACCAGAAGAAAATGAGCAAAGACCGCGCCATGATGAAACTCCTAAAGAAGATGGCCTATGAGCGAGAGAAACACGAGAAACAGGAGAAACCCCTCTCTGAG GTGGACAGTAGTTCTCAGGGCTTCATCAGGGTCCAAGCCCCTCAGTTTTCTAAGGTCTCCATGGCTGTCCAGCTGACTGAAGAGTTGCAGGCATCTGATGTCCTCAGCCGCTTTCTCAGCCAGGACAG ctCTGTGTCTGTGAAGAGAGAAGATCTGTGCCTTTATGAAATCGGAGGGAATATCC AGGAGCGCTGCCTGGATGAGGAGACCTATATGAAAGACCTGTTGGAGCTCAACCCCAGTGCAGAGTGGTTCATCAAGTGCATCCAGAGATAG
- the LOC120019692 gene encoding enoyl-[acyl-carrier-protein] reductase, mitochondrial, protein MRRPLFRLTQERVLSLWQRESRTTLAPGSLRQLHSCSALVYRKHGHQYDTVRMEQMSLPALGQHSVRLRMLAAPVNPADINMLQGTYPILPVFPAVGGNEGVGEVVEVGRKVTSLRPGDWAIPWDAGFGTWRTEAVCEADDLLQVPKDIPLLGAATIGVNPCTAYRMLQDFVTLKPGATVIQNGSNSAVGQAVIQIAAALGVKTINIIRDRPNRQELEEELKSMGADFVITEEDLQCLGLDNVIQELPKPILGLNCVGGRSGGLVLSSLCDGATLVTYGGMAKKPLQIPAKSLIFKNITLQGFWMTQWKRNNSKDVTQLQAMVTSVCDLVKSGQLQPPHCVQVPFHHYSQALQATVQAHQRKYVLLM, encoded by the exons ATGAGGAGGCCTCTGTTCAGACTGACCCAGGAGAGAGTGCTGTCCttgtggcagagagagagcagaaccaCCCTGGCCCCTGGTTCTCTACGGCAACTCCACTCCTGCTCAGCACTGGTCTACAGAAAGCACGGACATCAGTATGACACAGTCAG AATGGAGCAGATGTCCTTGCCAGCCCTGGGTCAACATAGTGTCAGACTGAGGATGTTGGCAGCACCAGTGAATCCAGCTGATATTAACATGCTACAAG GCACATACCCAATCCTTCCAGTGTTTCCTGCTGTGGGTGGGAATGAGGGAGtgggggaggtggtggaggttgGTAGGAAGGTCACCTCTCTGAGACCAGGAGACTGGGCCATACCGTGGGATGCCGGCTTTG GTACATGGAGGACAGAGGCAGTGTGTGAGGCTGATGACCTTCTCCAGGTCCCCAAGGACATCCCTCTGCTGGGGGCTGCTACCATCGGGGTGAACCCCTGCACTGCCTACAGGATGCTGCAGGACTTTGTTACACTCAAACCAG GGGCCACTGTGATACAGAATGGATCCAACAGTGCAGTGGGTCAGGCTGTCATTCAaatagctgctgccttggggGTGAAGACCATCAACATCATCAGAGACAG ACCCAATCGACAAGAGTTGGAGGAGGAACTAAAATCGATGGGAGCTGATTTTGTTATCACCGAAGAAGACCTGCAATGTCTGGGTCTGGATAACGTAATTCAG GAGCTCCCAAAGCCCATCCTGGGTTTGAACTGTGTTGGAGGCCGGAGTGGTGGACTTGTCCTCTCTAGTCTTTG TGATGGGGCAACATTAGTGACATATGGTGGGATGGCCAAAAAGCCTCTCCAGATTCCAGCT AAATCACTCATTTTTAAGAATATAACATTACAAGGATTCTGGATGACGCAGTGGAAAAGAAACAACAGTAAAG ATGTGACGCAGCTACAGGCCATGGTGACCTCTGTGTGTGATCTAGTGAAGTCTGGCCAGCTCCAGCCACCTCATTGTGTCCAAGTTCCCTTCCACCACTACAGCCAAGCCCTCCAGGCCACAGTACAGGCGCATCAAAGGAAATATGTACTACTCATGTAG